A window of Proteus columbae contains these coding sequences:
- a CDS encoding TraB/VirB10 family protein: MKAQWEQMSPNMKRGLSVAGIAGGLILMVMVFSPNPDDGANSRNRQETIRHILTDTNTRDVGVDSLAANVKLLSERNEQLRREVERLRRDVDSGRLSPGSPSIPSEVNAELARLRAELDDVRAGGDAAVEGTNSRFEVPLSAMELPKEEKPLPSNPDDYFANAPLPDPLYQQPASGQGSRARDVPLPPITIRMIEPEVVAEPEVVVQEAPPLYLPAGSIISGTLITGLDAPTHESARREPFPALLRIQKEAILPNRFRADIKECFLIAAGYGDLSSERAYLRGETISCVREDGGVIETRLDSYAVGEDGKAGIRGRLVSKQGQLVAKSMMAGFLQGLAGAFDVNPVPTIQTGNAGDTQLYQQVMSQEALQGAAIKGTGKALDRVAKFYLDMAENMFPVIEVDAARKIEVIVTRGASLSLATSQGGGARR, encoded by the coding sequence ATGAAAGCACAATGGGAACAAATGAGCCCGAACATGAAGCGGGGTCTATCGGTTGCTGGTATTGCTGGTGGTCTCATTCTTATGGTTATGGTGTTTTCACCTAATCCTGATGATGGCGCGAACAGTCGGAACCGACAGGAAACGATCCGGCACATTCTTACGGATACCAATACTCGTGATGTTGGGGTCGATAGTTTGGCTGCAAACGTAAAACTACTCAGTGAGCGCAATGAACAGTTACGCCGTGAAGTTGAGCGCTTGCGTCGTGACGTCGATTCAGGACGGCTAAGCCCAGGTTCGCCTTCTATACCAAGTGAGGTCAATGCGGAGCTGGCCCGCCTTAGAGCGGAACTTGATGATGTTCGCGCTGGAGGTGATGCAGCAGTTGAAGGCACAAATAGTCGTTTTGAAGTGCCTTTATCTGCCATGGAATTGCCCAAAGAAGAAAAGCCACTGCCGTCTAACCCAGACGACTATTTTGCCAATGCGCCGCTGCCAGATCCGCTCTATCAGCAGCCAGCCAGTGGCCAAGGTTCACGAGCACGGGATGTTCCATTGCCGCCAATCACGATTCGTATGATTGAGCCTGAAGTGGTTGCTGAACCAGAGGTTGTTGTGCAAGAAGCGCCGCCTTTGTATTTACCGGCGGGCAGCATCATCTCAGGTACTTTGATCACAGGTTTGGATGCACCTACTCACGAGTCCGCAAGACGCGAACCTTTTCCTGCATTGCTGAGGATTCAAAAGGAAGCCATTTTACCCAACCGATTTAGAGCGGATATCAAAGAGTGTTTCTTGATCGCCGCAGGTTACGGTGATTTAAGCTCTGAGCGTGCTTATTTGCGAGGCGAGACCATTTCATGTGTGAGAGAAGATGGTGGCGTCATTGAAACACGACTGGATTCTTATGCTGTGGGTGAAGACGGCAAAGCCGGTATTCGTGGCCGATTAGTGTCGAAACAAGGCCAACTGGTGGCCAAATCAATGATGGCCGGGTTCCTTCAGGGGTTGGCTGGCGCATTTGATGTAAATCCTGTTCCGACGATTCAGACGGGTAATGCAGGTGATACCCAGCTGTACCAGCAAGTCATGAGCCAAGAAGCATTACAAGGTGCTGCGATTAAAGGCACCGGTAAAGCATTGGATCGAGTGGCCAAGTTCTATTTGGACATGGCTGAAAATATGTTCCCAGTCATAGAGGTAGACGCTGCAAGGAAAATTGAAGTCATAGTCACT
- a CDS encoding TraK domain-containing protein produces MMRTKISRWMTPSLIAMSLSGVLLSQASYADVELPIVPASVMKQSATANPPTQTNTASTDVPTTLLMTPGVNELIPVALGHLNRIVTPFESPQVRTTSDAQTQIKGNVVYVATDKESPVSLYITPPGQEAPALSVTLVPRRIPPREITLAIDGQQWPIKGVVNRKAATWETAQPYVDSLRDLLRRLALNELPQGYDIRLAGQTDTSPKCFQPGLKFGFKQGQIVTGHYFTVYVGLVESFADEPIEASEIACHAPDIVASAYWPRNILLPGEKTELYVVVRNHREEAVESQRPSLLVGGE; encoded by the coding sequence ATGATGCGAACCAAAATTAGTCGATGGATGACACCAAGCTTAATCGCAATGAGCTTGAGTGGCGTCCTGTTATCTCAAGCGTCGTATGCAGACGTGGAATTGCCGATTGTGCCAGCCAGTGTGATGAAGCAGTCTGCTACTGCAAATCCACCGACTCAAACCAATACGGCTTCAACGGATGTGCCAACAACGCTACTGATGACACCGGGGGTTAATGAACTGATCCCTGTAGCACTTGGCCATCTGAATCGGATTGTGACGCCGTTTGAATCGCCTCAGGTGAGAACAACCAGTGATGCTCAGACGCAAATCAAGGGGAATGTTGTATATGTGGCCACGGACAAAGAATCACCGGTTTCACTTTACATCACTCCGCCTGGTCAGGAAGCGCCTGCGTTATCTGTCACCTTAGTACCTCGTCGTATTCCACCGCGTGAAATCACCTTAGCTATTGATGGTCAGCAGTGGCCTATTAAGGGCGTCGTGAACCGAAAAGCCGCCACTTGGGAAACGGCTCAGCCATACGTCGATAGCCTACGTGATTTACTCAGACGACTTGCACTAAATGAACTACCACAAGGCTATGACATCCGTTTGGCTGGCCAAACTGACACAAGCCCGAAATGTTTTCAGCCGGGCTTAAAGTTTGGTTTTAAGCAGGGGCAAATTGTGACGGGACATTACTTCACCGTCTATGTAGGACTGGTTGAAAGCTTTGCCGATGAGCCGATAGAAGCCAGTGAAATAGCTTGTCATGCACCAGATATAGTGGCAAGCGCCTACTGGCCTCGCAATATCTTGTTGCCGGGTGAAAAGACTGAGTTGTATGTGGTTGTTCGCAATCATCGTGAAGAAGCGGTGGAAAGTCAGCGACCTTCGCTTCTTGTGGGAGGTGAATAA
- a CDS encoding TraE/TraK family type IV conjugative transfer system protein: protein MKFDVFLKSWQGTQLENRWQRFLIAVLVLSNLLLAVAAFSRNTVVAIQPPTLSEPAEVSRNQATQPYLESWGLYLAELMGNVTPGNVSFIRVAIEPLLSPAVYQQVVDALEIQARQIREDRVTLKFQPRQVEYEYETGHVFVTGYSLVSGPSGDEQRQTRTYEFDIDIEQYRPKLSWMDTYEGQARTKRVREKLTQEQNRRVNDANQN, encoded by the coding sequence GTGAAGTTCGACGTGTTTTTAAAATCATGGCAAGGCACGCAATTAGAGAACCGATGGCAACGGTTCCTGATTGCGGTGCTGGTGCTATCTAACTTGCTGCTTGCGGTAGCGGCATTTTCTCGCAATACCGTGGTAGCCATTCAACCACCAACTTTGTCTGAACCGGCTGAAGTGTCACGAAACCAAGCCACTCAACCTTACCTTGAATCCTGGGGACTCTACCTGGCTGAGCTTATGGGTAACGTGACGCCAGGTAATGTGTCTTTCATCCGGGTTGCCATTGAGCCGCTACTTTCTCCAGCGGTGTACCAGCAAGTGGTCGATGCACTGGAGATTCAGGCAAGACAAATCCGCGAAGACCGGGTCACGCTCAAATTCCAACCCAGACAAGTGGAATATGAGTATGAAACCGGCCATGTCTTTGTGACCGGTTATTCCTTGGTTTCTGGGCCATCTGGAGATGAGCAGCGCCAAACTCGCACCTATGAGTTTGACATCGATATTGAGCAATACCGTCCAAAACTTAGCTGGATGGATACGTATGAGGGGCAAGCTAGAACGAAGCGCGTTCGTGAAAAGTTGACCCAAGAGCAAAACCGGAGGGTGAATGATGCGAACCAAAATTAG
- the traL gene encoding type IV conjugative transfer system protein TraL: protein MEPVSIPSYIDDPPHFLLWSADEMAPILLGLVIGIFTGNALVLCLLGLVTTKLYRRFRDGRPDGFILHAIYWAGLLPTKAKTIPNPFIRSYLP, encoded by the coding sequence ATGGAACCTGTGAGTATTCCGTCCTATATCGATGACCCGCCGCACTTCCTGCTTTGGAGTGCCGACGAGATGGCTCCCATTCTGTTGGGGCTAGTGATCGGCATTTTTACCGGTAATGCCTTGGTTTTATGCCTGTTGGGGTTGGTGACAACCAAGCTCTATCGGCGTTTTCGTGATGGTCGCCCGGATGGTTTTATTCTTCACGCCATCTACTGGGCCGGACTGTTGCCAACCAAAGCCAAGACGATCCCTAACCCATTTATCAGGAGCTATCTGCCGTGA
- a CDS encoding plasmid-related protein, which translates to MQITKIISSATVERLKQKARKLKREKSIPHTQALDEIAVTAGFNHWNQVVQANDVLKPSEVALSSGCVMAFDVKDGMDVDTSDGVLIEDHFLEMLTEKQLFEIYANSPDEDDEQNRPLKETLSDSELQEYFRDYCSFMYFRLAEPHANKPLKEVLALIRQYSFWMPQYIWLQGHLIDTYHLPAEDENGNTVGVRF; encoded by the coding sequence ATGCAAATTACTAAAATCATTTCCTCTGCCACGGTTGAACGTTTAAAGCAAAAAGCACGAAAGCTTAAACGTGAAAAATCTATTCCACACACTCAAGCACTCGATGAAATTGCAGTAACTGCTGGTTTTAATCATTGGAATCAGGTTGTACAAGCTAATGACGTACTGAAACCATCAGAAGTGGCATTATCTTCTGGATGTGTCATGGCTTTTGATGTCAAAGATGGTATGGATGTCGATACTAGTGATGGGGTCTTAATTGAAGACCACTTCTTGGAGATGCTCACTGAAAAGCAGCTATTTGAAATTTATGCCAATTCCCCTGATGAGGACGACGAACAAAACAGACCGCTAAAAGAAACGCTATCGGATTCAGAGCTTCAGGAGTACTTTCGAGATTATTGCTCATTCATGTACTTCCGTCTTGCCGAGCCTCATGCAAACAAACCGTTAAAAGAAGTATTGGCTCTTATACGACAGTACTCTTTTTGGATGCCTCAATATATTTGGCTTCAAGGCCACCTTATTGATACTTACCATTTGCCTGCTGAAGACGAGAACGGCAATACCGTAGGCGTGAGATTTTAG
- a CDS encoding DUF4400 domain-containing protein: MSKHKSVWLLCLALMLEIIAIGVLVPGDWTGRVISKEKQMIQNQLGAQTSYWIGQTSHRWYQSWIVDTQMEQSVRDFLIPTEEQRLRSKGMENMGGFWFVWVEDRIQAFFDVLYQVFTRFALLIVWLPFALILMLPALWDGLMTWKIKKTTFDFSSPIIHRYSMIILGSGVILLFMGLFAPLAIPPVVLPSLIIGLALMAGLALSHLQKKI; the protein is encoded by the coding sequence ATGAGCAAGCATAAGTCGGTTTGGCTGCTGTGTCTGGCACTGATGCTGGAGATTATTGCCATTGGCGTGTTAGTGCCCGGTGATTGGACTGGCCGGGTCATCAGTAAAGAGAAGCAGATGATCCAAAATCAATTGGGCGCACAAACAAGCTATTGGATTGGTCAAACTAGCCATCGCTGGTATCAGTCATGGATTGTGGATACGCAGATGGAGCAATCTGTGCGAGATTTTCTAATCCCCACTGAAGAGCAGCGACTGCGCTCTAAAGGGATGGAGAACATGGGAGGCTTTTGGTTTGTTTGGGTGGAAGATCGTATTCAGGCATTTTTTGATGTGTTGTACCAGGTGTTCACTCGATTTGCTTTGCTGATAGTCTGGTTGCCCTTTGCGCTTATTCTCATGTTACCGGCGTTGTGGGACGGTTTGATGACCTGGAAGATTAAGAAGACAACCTTTGATTTTTCGAGCCCAATCATTCACCGCTACAGCATGATTATCCTGGGCTCAGGTGTCATTTTGCTGTTTATGGGATTGTTCGCCCCGCTGGCTATTCCACCGGTGGTGTTACCGTCGCTGATCATCGGTTTGGCATTGATGGCGGGGTTGGCGTTAAGCCACTTGCAGAAGAAGATATGA
- a CDS encoding conjugative transfer protein, whose amino-acid sequence MHHSVCLKMTTLISKEMLAQWQQHNPQFKETLRLLETDWPHALASVYCLADYLTDAFTLDGHSIFDLCLCNGLGSYEEVSCDDDSVRLWHFIEALTWTAASALTGIRLRDPDHFEWAAVDGVYFYSWIRNRPNRMTYLAEGRIEVRYVSGHTTTKRLQQVIKARIMTPTVAAMLARVEEDVWHEQA is encoded by the coding sequence ATGCATCATTCAGTCTGTCTGAAAATGACAACACTTATCAGTAAAGAAATGCTCGCTCAGTGGCAGCAACATAACCCCCAGTTCAAGGAAACCTTAAGACTGCTTGAAACCGACTGGCCTCATGCTTTGGCCTCGGTGTATTGCTTGGCGGACTACTTAACGGATGCGTTCACGTTAGATGGCCATTCCATCTTTGATTTGTGTCTGTGCAATGGCTTGGGTAGTTATGAAGAAGTCAGTTGTGATGATGACAGTGTACGCCTTTGGCATTTCATTGAGGCGCTGACCTGGACTGCCGCCAGTGCTTTAACGGGGATTCGCCTGCGTGATCCTGATCATTTCGAGTGGGCCGCCGTGGATGGTGTGTATTTCTACTCCTGGATTCGTAATCGTCCAAATCGGATGACGTATTTGGCTGAAGGACGCATCGAGGTGCGTTATGTCAGTGGTCATACGACGACAAAGCGGCTTCAACAAGTGATTAAAGCCCGGATTATGACGCCAACCGTTGCTGCCATGCTGGCGCGAGTCGAAGAGGATGTTTGGCATGAGCAAGCATAA